The Acidobacteriota bacterium genome includes the window CGTCGCCAATCACGCCGCCGGAGCCGCGCTCTGTGCCCGGCCGCGTCTCGCGCGGGATCGTCATCGCGCCGGCGGGCGCCTGCGGCAACGGCGCGATGCTGGTGCCGTTGCTGCCGGCGGCGCTCCGCGACTCCTCCATCGCCTGCCGCTGCCGGCGCGCCAGGTCGGAATCCACCTTTTCCGTGGTGTTGCCGCGCGAAAACGGCATCGGGTTCGTCGGGTCGACCGCCCGCTCGGGTCCGCCGGCGACGCGGTCGCGATCCGAAAGCTCCGGCCGTCGCGCGGGCGTCCGGGGCGGCGGCATCTCGACGCGCGGCTGCATGAAGACAAAGCGCGGCTGCTGCTGGCGCTGCTGCTCGAGGAGCTCGGCGCGGCGCTGTTCTTCCGCCTGCTGCTGCTCGGCGAGGAACGCGCGGATGAAGGGCAGCCTGGGCCCCGCAAGAATCAGGACGACGAGGACCAGGTGCGCGATGATCGACAGCAGCACCCCCTCGCGCAGCGAGATGGGAGCCGTCAGCGTCGGCGTTTCCGGGTGCGCGTCCTCGAAGTCGAAGTACATCAGCTATTTACGATTATAGGGGTCAGATCCCGAAATATCACTTTTTTCGTGGCCTGACCCCGCGTTCGTCTATTTTCGGGCACTAAAGAGATAGACGACGCCGAAGGTCAAAGAGACGACACGGACGTCGGAAAAACCGGCGTCACGGAGGAGCGCGAGAAAGGCGTCGGGCGACGGAAACGCCGCGACGGAGGCCGGCAGATACGAATACGCGTCGTTATGACGTGAGATCAGGCGGCCGATGAGGGGCAAGACGCGCCGGAAATAGAACAAATACGCCGCGCGCAGGCCTGGCAGCGTTGGAGTGCCGAACTCGAGGATCGCCAGCCGGCCGCCGGGTTTCAGGACGCGGACGATCTCCCGCGTCGCCACGTCGGGGCGCTCCACGTTTCGGATGCCGAACCCGATGGTGACGGCGTTGACCGACTGGTCCGGCAGCGGCAGGTGCATCGCGTCGCCGCGAGCGAGCGCGACGCGCGGTTCGCCGAGCCGCGCGAGCTTCTCGCGTCCACAACGCAGCATGGCCGCGGAGAAATCGATGCCGATCACGGATCGACCGGCGTCGCGCGGGCCCTCGAGCGCGGCAAGCGCAAGATCCGCCGTCCCGGTGCAAAGGTCCAGCACGCGGCTTCCCTGCGCCAGCTCCAGCTCGCGCACCGCGCGCCGCCGCCAGCGGCGATCGATCCCGAGGCTCAGGAGATGATTCAGGAAGTCGTACCGGCCCGCGATCGCGTCGAACATCTGCGCGATCTTCTGAGGGCTCTTGTCAGGGGCGCTGGGCACCGGCGTCGCGATCAGCCTTTCCACGCCGGATACAACTCGTGCGTGAAGCCGAGCGCGGAGAGAATCTTGCCGGCCATGAAATCCGCGAGGTCGTCGATCGTCTTCGGCATCTGGTAGAAGGCGGGCATCGCCGGCAGAATCATCGCGCCCGCTTCGGCGCACAACGCCATGTTCCGAAGCTGCGGCAGGCTCATCGGCGTCTCGCGCGGGACGATCACCAGCGTGCGCCGCTCCTTCAGCATGACGTCCGCGGCACGCTCCACGAGGTTGCGCGAGAGGCCATGGGCAACGCCGGCCAGCGTCTTCATCGAACACGGTACGATCGCCATCGAGTCGCAGCGGTGGCTGCCACTCGCGATCGCGGCACCGAGGTCCCTGTTGCTGTGCAGCTCGAACGAGCCCCGGGTCACATCGCTGCCGTACTTGGACTCGAGAAAGGCGCCCAGCCGCTCGACGGCGGCCTCCTCGCCCAGCTCGTCGCGGAGCAGGCGGCGGCCGTAGTCCGAGACCACCAGCTCCAGGTGACACCCGCGCTCGAGCAGCGCGGCCATCGTGCGCACCGCGTAGAGGGCGCCGCTCGCGCCGGTCATCGCGATCGCAATCGTGCGGCGGGCGTCAGCCGGCATAGAGCGCCGCCGCGGTGGTCAGGAAGTACACGATGCCGACGTACCCGTTCATGTCGAAAGCCTTCTTGACCTGCGAGAGGTCGTCCTCGCGCACGAGCGACTGCTCGTAGACCAGGAGTATCGCGACAAAGGCGACGCCGGCCAGGTAGATGCCGCCGAGCGGCACGATGGCCGCCAGGGCGGCGAGCGCCACCACCGTGACGACGTGCATGACACGGGAGATGACGAGGGAGCGCCGTACGCCGTACTTCACGGGAATCGACCGCAGGCCCTGCGCGACGTCATGCGGCAGATCCTGGCAGGCGTAGAGCACGTCGAAGCCCCCCACCCACGCGCCGATCGCGATCGCGAGCAACCACGGCTCCCAGCCGCCGCGCCCACCGGCCGCCAGCCAGCCACCGACCGGCGCCACGGCCATCGCGAGGCCGAGGAACAGTTGCGTGTAGGCGGTGTACCGCTTCGCGAGCGAGTACCAGAAGACGATCGCGAGGGCGACCGGCGACAGCGCCAGGCAGATGGGGCCCAGGCGATACGCGGCATACACGAACACCGCCGCGGCGACGAGAACGAAGGCGGCGGCTTCGCGCTCGGACATCACGCCGCGGGGCAACTCGCGACTGGACGTGCGCGGATTCTGCGCGTCGTACCGCGCGTCGGCCAGCCGGTTGAAGCCCATCGCGGCGCAGCGCGCAGCTACCATCGCGACGACGATCCAAAGCACGCGCGCCCAGGTCAGCGGCACCTGGCGCGACGCCAGCAGCGCGCCCGTCAGGGCGAACGGCAGGGCAAAGACCGAGTGGCTGAAACGAACGAACGAGGCGTAGGTTCGGATGCGCGTCAACATTTCAGAGGCCAGGTACCGGAGGCCAGATTGTCAGGCGAGCCAACGGACGGAGTCCGGCTGGATCCCCGAGCACAGACATTCTTCCACATCCGTCGTCCCCGCGGGGACGCCGACGGCGATGAGGTCGGCGCGCCGCCCTGCGGACAACGCGCCGTGCTCGCCAGCACACCCGAGCGCCTCGGCGCCCGCCAGCGTGGCGCTGTGCAGCAGGCGTGAGGCAGGCACGTCCGGCGCGAGGCGCCGCATTGCGGCCAGCTCGGAAAACAGATTCAGGTCGGGACAGCTTGCCAGGCTGTCGGTTCCCACCGCAACGCGGACGCCGGACGCGTAGAAGCGCGCAATGGGCGCCTGCCCCGCCCCCACCCACTCGTTGCTGCGGGGACAGGTTACGACGGTCGCGCCCCTGTCGCGAACTCTCGCCAGGTCATCGTCGGTGAGCTGCACGCCATGGACGATGAGCGTGCGGCGCGTGAGAGCGCTCAGCGTGTCCAGGTACGCGACCGGGCCGCATCCCGGCGCGCGCCACCCGTCGTTCCAGACGCCGAGCTCCTCGATCAGATCGCGCCACGGCCCGCGCCCGGTGCGCAGGAACTCGATCTCCTCGGCAGACTCGCCGAGATGCACGCTGGTGACCCACTGCTCCGCCTCGGCCAGCGCGGCGATCTCGCGGAAGAGCGCCGGCGAGACCGAGTAGGGTGCGTGCGGGACAACTGAGGCGCGCACTCGCGGGCCTGGAAGGCCCGCGCCACTGCTGCCGGCGTCCGCGGCGCGCCGGTTCGCCTCTCGTGTCATCGCGGCGGCTTCAGCCACGCGCTCGGCCGGCCGCGGGTGATTGAATCCGAGCAGCTCGTAGAAGACGCAGCCGCCGATCGGGCTCGCCGCGAGCGCATGGAAACTCGCAAACGTGTTCGTGATGTCGCCGACAAGCGACGTGCCGCATCGCCTCAGCTCGCCGACCGCCGCCGCCATCGCGAGCGGATCGTCGCGATGCCCCTCCCGTCGCAGCCGCATGAGATCGCGGATCCAGCCGGACACGCGGGAGGATGGAGGCACGCGCCCGCGCATCCCGGACAATTCCAGATGCGTGTGGGCGTTCACGAGGCCTGGCAGGACGGCAACCGATCCGAGGGTCGCCTCGTTGCGGACCGGCGGAGGCGGACCGGCTCCCACCTCCGCGATGCGGCGTTCGTCCACCAACACCCAGCCGTCATGGATTGGCGGCGACTCGATGGGAAGAATCCAGTCCGCCCGGTAGAGCGTGCTCACTGGAGGGCGCGGCGGCGTTTTTCCGAGGCGCTTCTGGCGGGGTAATTCGCCAGCTCGGCGGGCACCGAGCCGTCCCCTTCTTCGCGGGCCACGGCGAGATTCAGCATGCGCCGCACCTCTTTCTGGCGGAAGATGGGCTCCCCGAGGATCTCGTAGTGCATGTTGCGCCGCCTGGCGGTGAAGCCGGCATCCTCGATGTTGCGCACGATCTCCACTTCGTCCATGCAGTACGCGGCGCCCGCCGCGCGGACGACGTTTTCTTCGATCATGACGCTGCCCATGTCGTTCGCGCCGTAGGCGAGGCTCAACTGCCCGACCTTCCCCCCCTGCGTCACCCACGACGCCTGGAGGTTGGGGAAGTTGTCCAGCACGAGACGCGCGGTGGCGAGCGTGCGGAGATACTCGAGGCCGGTCGCCTGCACGCCTCCAAGCTCGGTGTGCTCCGGCTGGTAGCTCCACGCGATGAACGCCGTGAAGCCTCCCACCTCGTCCTGCAGCGCCCGCAGCCGCAGCATGTGCTCGATGCGCTCGTCGGGCGTATCGACGGTGCCGTACATCATCGTGGCGGTGGTGCGAAGGCCGGCGCGATGCGCCTGGCGCATGACCTCGAGCCACTCGTCCGACGTGGCCTTGTTGTAGCAGTTGAGCGCCTTGCGGACACGGTCGACCAGGATCTCGGCGCCGCCGCCCGGGATGCTGTCGAGGCCGGACGCGATCAGCCGCTCGATCACGCCTGCGATCGACAGCC containing:
- a CDS encoding TonB C-terminal domain-containing protein — protein: MYFDFEDAHPETPTLTAPISLREGVLLSIIAHLVLVVLILAGPRLPFIRAFLAEQQQAEEQRRAELLEQQRQQQPRFVFMQPRVEMPPPRTPARRPELSDRDRVAGGPERAVDPTNPMPFSRGNTTEKVDSDLARRQRQAMEESRSAAGSNGTSIAPLPQAPAGAMTIPRETRPGTERGSGGVIGDALRNIQRYATGERFQNLGGGADQNYPTIQFDSKGVEFGPWIRRFIAQVKRNWMIPYAAMSMRGHVVLTFYVHKDGRISELTLAGPSAVGAFNNAAYNALSWSNPTQPLPSEYPDDRAFFTVTFFYNEQPPQN
- the ubiE gene encoding bifunctional demethylmenaquinone methyltransferase/2-methoxy-6-polyprenyl-1,4-benzoquinol methylase UbiE — translated: MFDAIAGRYDFLNHLLSLGIDRRWRRRAVRELELAQGSRVLDLCTGTADLALAALEGPRDAGRSVIGIDFSAAMLRCGREKLARLGEPRVALARGDAMHLPLPDQSVNAVTIGFGIRNVERPDVATREIVRVLKPGGRLAILEFGTPTLPGLRAAYLFYFRRVLPLIGRLISRHNDAYSYLPASVAAFPSPDAFLALLRDAGFSDVRVVSLTFGVVYLFSARK
- a CDS encoding UbiX family flavin prenyltransferase translates to MPADARRTIAIAMTGASGALYAVRTMAALLERGCHLELVVSDYGRRLLRDELGEEAAVERLGAFLESKYGSDVTRGSFELHSNRDLGAAIASGSHRCDSMAIVPCSMKTLAGVAHGLSRNLVERAADVMLKERRTLVIVPRETPMSLPQLRNMALCAEAGAMILPAMPAFYQMPKTIDDLADFMAGKILSALGFTHELYPAWKG
- a CDS encoding UbiA family prenyltransferase; translation: MLTRIRTYASFVRFSHSVFALPFALTGALLASRQVPLTWARVLWIVVAMVAARCAAMGFNRLADARYDAQNPRTSSRELPRGVMSEREAAAFVLVAAAVFVYAAYRLGPICLALSPVALAIVFWYSLAKRYTAYTQLFLGLAMAVAPVGGWLAAGGRGGWEPWLLAIAIGAWVGGFDVLYACQDLPHDVAQGLRSIPVKYGVRRSLVISRVMHVVTVVALAALAAIVPLGGIYLAGVAFVAILLVYEQSLVREDDLSQVKKAFDMNGYVGIVYFLTTAAALYAG
- a CDS encoding amidohydrolase family protein — protein: MSTLYRADWILPIESPPIHDGWVLVDERRIAEVGAGPPPPVRNEATLGSVAVLPGLVNAHTHLELSGMRGRVPPSSRVSGWIRDLMRLRREGHRDDPLAMAAAVGELRRCGTSLVGDITNTFASFHALAASPIGGCVFYELLGFNHPRPAERVAEAAAMTREANRRAADAGSSGAGLPGPRVRASVVPHAPYSVSPALFREIAALAEAEQWVTSVHLGESAEEIEFLRTGRGPWRDLIEELGVWNDGWRAPGCGPVAYLDTLSALTRRTLIVHGVQLTDDDLARVRDRGATVVTCPRSNEWVGAGQAPIARFYASGVRVAVGTDSLASCPDLNLFSELAAMRRLAPDVPASRLLHSATLAGAEALGCAGEHGALSAGRRADLIAVGVPAGTTDVEECLCSGIQPDSVRWLA
- the mqnC gene encoding dehypoxanthine futalosine cyclase, encoding MTSIIARAAAKVRDGERLTPAESVEMYLHAPLPLLGELADVVRERKHPRRVATYIIDRNVNYTNVCVARCSFCAFYRPVGSSDGYVLGFDEIFRKIDETIELGGGQLLLQGGHNPDLPLEWYEDLFRAVKARYPSFRLHALSPPEIIHLTRMSRLSIAGVIERLIASGLDSIPGGGAEILVDRVRKALNCYNKATSDEWLEVMRQAHRAGLRTTATMMYGTVDTPDERIEHMLRLRALQDEVGGFTAFIAWSYQPEHTELGGVQATGLEYLRTLATARLVLDNFPNLQASWVTQGGKVGQLSLAYGANDMGSVMIEENVVRAAGAAYCMDEVEIVRNIEDAGFTARRRNMHYEILGEPIFRQKEVRRMLNLAVAREEGDGSVPAELANYPARSASEKRRRALQ